The stretch of DNA GCCGTCGTGGCGGACGTTTTGGTTTCGGTCGAAGTAGTTGCCGCGTTGGAAGACCGCTGTCGGCGAATTGGGGCCGCCGCCGCCGCGAAAAAAGTACTTGGCCTTTTTCACGGGGCCGACGACGTAGTAGTTGCCGAGAAGATTGATCCGCACCGCACCCAGGTTGCTGCGGTGAGTCGCCTGATCGCCCCAGTCGTAGACGACACAATTGACGACGTTCACGTCGGTGCGCTTGCGGCGATGCTCTTCGTCGGGGCTAAGCCGTGACTGGGCGCCCCCGATCGAAGGGTTCCGCGCGCGGTTGTGCGCCCAGAGGTTGCCGTAGAGCGTGTAGCCGCCGCGGTTGGCCTGCTGGTCTTCGGGCGTGACCGTCCCGCGGATCAGGCTGCCGTAGCCGTGATTGCCCTTGGCGTGGAACGAGCGATCGAGCGCTTCGGTGACGATCGAGTTCTGCACCGTGACATCGCGGGCCCAGGTGATCGAGAGCGTCTCGTCCATGCCCCACGAAGTCGAGACGTGGTCGAAGATGACGCGCTCGGCCCCGTCACCGATCTGCACCGCGTTGGCGCTAGAAGCTTCAAGGTCACCGGCGCCCTGAGGGTCGTCGCTCGGGCGGCCACGGGCGTTGAGGTCGCCGCAGCGGACGCGGAGGTGGCGGACCACGACATCCTTCGCGCCGTCTACTTCGAAGGGATAGCCGAACAGCGTGATCCCGCCGGGTGAAGTCTGGCCGGCGATGGTGATGTTGTCCTTGTTGATGAGCAGCGGCTGCTTGAGGTGGATGACGCCAGCCACGTCGAAGACGATGGTCCGCGGGCCGGTAGCCGAACGTAGGGCGTGGCGGAGGCTCCCTTCGATCTTTGGCGGGTCTTTACGGACCGAATAGTCTTCGAGGGTAGTGACCTGGTACACGTCGCCGCCACGCCCGCCGGTGGCGGCGGCGCCCTGCCCTACGGCGCCGGGGAACGCCGGCGGGTTTGCGGCAGCCAGCGCCGTGGTGGCTGCGATCGCGAAGAGAGCTAAGAACCGACTTGCAAATGGCATCACGCCGCTAAGCTCCAAGGAAGGT from Botrimarina mediterranea encodes:
- a CDS encoding pectate lyase family protein, with the protein product MPFASRFLALFAIAATTALAAANPPAFPGAVGQGAAATGGRGGDVYQVTTLEDYSVRKDPPKIEGSLRHALRSATGPRTIVFDVAGVIHLKQPLLINKDNITIAGQTSPGGITLFGYPFEVDGAKDVVVRHLRVRCGDLNARGRPSDDPQGAGDLEASSANAVQIGDGAERVIFDHVSTSWGMDETLSITWARDVTVQNSIVTEALDRSFHAKGNHGYGSLIRGTVTPEDQQANRGGYTLYGNLWAHNRARNPSIGGAQSRLSPDEEHRRKRTDVNVVNCVVYDWGDQATHRSNLGAVRINLLGNYYVVGPVKKAKYFFRGGGGPNSPTAVFQRGNYFDRNQNVRHDGELVESLEQVAACFNDLDEDDTVISDGEPLGFVATIPTEAILDGQTAYERVLASVGASLWRDAVDERIVQTLEDRSGHVIDTQEDYRREDGVLPGIDDIPEKRRPADFDRDADGMADAFEQANGLDPSDPDDRNGKQLAEQRGLDGLTNLEVYLDAITRENDAY